GCGCCTTCTGCGCCCAAACCAGAAGATCCGGGAGAGGAAGATCGAACAGATCGAGAACCCGCCTCTTCGTGACAGACTCTGTCTTCTCGATCCGTTTGGGATGGGTGCCGAAGCACGCGGTGGCTGTATCCATGAGGTCCGGGAAAATAGAATTTAGTTGTTTGTTACACCCTTGTTGGAAAACCCTTGCCTTGGATCATCTGCAGATTGCCCTGGGTGGTTCCCGATTTCCTGGCGATCGGCGCGCATTTTGTCCGGAACACGAAGAACACGCGTTCATCGGCATCCGTCATCAGAGCGGAAAGGTTCCCCTGCCCCTTGCTCAGGATCAGGTCCGCCGATTGGAAGCGGACCCGGAATTCCTCCGAACATTCGTCGAGCACGCAACCTGCCAGCCGACAGCCACTGGAAACCACATCCGCGTAGGCATCGATCCCCACGGACAAGGCATCTTCCACGGTGGCGTCGTTGAGGATGGGCGCCCCCCGGAATGCCGCCTGGATGGAAAGCCCGGGCCGCGTGGCCAAAAGGACTTCCATCAGCAGTGCGTCGAACACGATCTCGCCCGCGTTGTCGCAGATGTACAGCAGGACATCGGCGCTGGCCAACCGTTCGCGGAACGCTTCGATGTCGAAGCGCTCGAAGGTCTGGCTGGTCACGCGGCTCAACTCGCCTTCGATGTCCATTGTGGCGTGGTCTTTGGCCCCGAAATCGATCACATTCCCGGCCGCCGCCACCCGAACCGCCATCGCCAACGGGTCCGCGGACCGCGTGATGGCTTGGCGCAGCCGCTGCACATGCATCTGGGCCAAGCGATTGGACATGGCTTTCGGTTCCCGATAGATGTCGAAATCGGGGGGAAGCTGGCTGATCGAAAGGACTTCGTCCGTGATCTGTCTGCCCAGATGCTGGGTGGAGCGGGGGTGCGAGGGATAGGACATCCATTGGGCCGTCTGTTGGACCAGGCGCGACTGTCCCGAATCCGGGAAGCCGGCTTCCCGAGCGGTTCGCAAGGCTTGTCCCAGAATGCACGAGCGGCATTCCAATGGCATTTCCTCGACCACTTCGTCGGTGGTGTTCAGCGTTCGATCCATGTTTTTGTCTCCTTCCAGATCAGCCGGATTCGTTCGGTGATCTCCGCGTCGGGGAATGCCAACGGGATCGGCTTTCCTTCCACCTGCGCTTGCGTGAACAACGGGGAATACGGAAGGGTCCCGACCCATCCGAGTCCGCGCCCGGAAACCAGATCCCGGATCCTCTGCGTCTTTTCAAGATTGATGTCGAACTTGTTGATCACGACCCGTGTGTCGACTCCGAAGTGACGTGTCAAATCCAGGATGCGTTCCATGTCGTGGATTCCCGAAGGGGTGGGCTCGGTGACGATCAACGCCGCGTCGGCACCGGTCAGGGAAGCGATGACGGGGCACCCGATTCCCGGGGGGCCATCGACCAGGACAAGATCGGACCCCGTCTCGGTCGCTTGCTCTTTGGCGAGCTTGCGCACGAAGGCGGCGAGCTTGCCGGAATTCTCGGCACCGGGTCGCAGGTGCGCATGGGCCATCCGACCCGTGGGACAATCGGAGACCATCCAAGTTCCGGTCATGGCGGGGACCCAGTCGATCGCGTGTTGGGGACAGAATTCGACACACACGCCGCAGCCCTCGCAATGCGAGATCGCGAACTTCCCTTCGGATTCCCGCACGGAACCGAACCGGCACAACGTAGCGCACAGCCCGCACGCGGTGCAGTCCCGGGTGCGAATGATCGCTTCCTTCCCCCCCTGGAACTCCCCGGTCTCGCGCAGGATGGGGGCCAGCAGAAGATGGAGATTGGCGGCATCGACATCGCAATCGGCCACGACCACCCTGCCTGCCAAGGTCGCGAACGCCGCCGTGAGCGAGGTTTTTCCGGTTCCACCTTTGCCGCTGAGAACCACCAATTCCTTCATCCCGACACCTCCGTCGCACGGGTTTCCAGGATCGCGTCCAGAAGATCGCGCAGATCCTGTCCGATGCCCGGAATCGCGTCGAGAAGGGTCTTGCCCTGCGAACAGGCCTGGGCGATTTCCCGACTTTCCGCAATGCGCATCGCCACCGCATATCCTTGGTCGCGGCAGAACACGGAGGCCAGGTCGTCGGGGCCGAGCGACCGATTGATCACCACGGAAAACGGCTTGGACATTTCCCGAATCGCCTCGATGGCCAGGGCCAGATCGTGCAACCCGAACGGCGTGGGGTCGGTCACCAGGAGGCAATGGTCGGCCGCCAGCATGCAGGCGGCGAACGAGCAAGCGGTTCCCGGTGGCGCATCGAGAATCGTGGTTTCGCGCTCCAGCGAAGGAGCGCGAGCGATGGCCGCGCGGATGACGGCAGGCGCCGACGGACTCCCTACCTCCAAACGTCCCGTGACCAGCTCCAGATCCCCTCCGATGATTTTGGTCTCGATGGTTCCACGGGAGACGGGCCCCTCGGTCAAGGCGTTGTTCGGGCAGATTCGGATGCATCCACCGCAGTCGTGGCAAAGTTCGGGAAAGACCAACAGACCTCCTGAACCGGCCAGGGCAAGCGCATTGTACTGGCAAAAGTCCACGCAAGCTCCGCAAGCCGTGCATAGATCGCCGTCCACCACGGAGATCGAGGCCCGCACGGTCTCCACCACCGGTTCGGGACCGCCCAGAAAAAGATGGGCGTTGGGTTCTTCCACGTCGCAATCCACGATACGGGCCCGATCGCGATTGGCCAGCACCAAGGCCACGGAAAAGGTCGTTTTTCCTGTTCCGCCTTTCCCTGAAGCGACCGCGATCTTCATCCCATGTGCCCGGCGTTGTCGGGTCCGGTCATCGCCTCAAGCTCCCCCGCCTTGAACTTCGCGAGCAAATCCGCGATGGACGCGACGGGAGCCTGCAGGACAGCGATTCCGGCCACTTGGAAGACCTTGAACGCTTTGGGACCGCAGTGGCTGGATACCACAACCTTGGCGCCCGACGCGATCACCGACTGGGCCGACTGGATCCCCGCCCCCTGGGAAGCATCGACGTTCGATCCGTTCTCGAGAAGTTCGTACGTGTCGTTGTCGGAATCGACGATCAGAAACTTTTGGGCGCGACCAAACCGGGCATCCAACACAGCGGAAAGGTCCGAGCCGGCAACAGGAAAGGCGATTTTCATCTTTGGTGCATCCTTGGGACGAGCGAGCGGAAACCCCTCCGCTCTATTGGATGCAATCTACACCCTTTAGAGCAAAAACGGCACAGATTGGCATCTCGGATCGGAAAAGTGATAAGATGTACTCTCCACCCAATTCCAGGGGACCGCGCCATGTCCGAATGTCCGAGCCTGCCCAAGTGC
This DNA window, taken from Fibrobacterota bacterium, encodes the following:
- a CDS encoding DUF89 family protein; amino-acid sequence: MDRTLNTTDEVVEEMPLECRSCILGQALRTAREAGFPDSGQSRLVQQTAQWMSYPSHPRSTQHLGRQITDEVLSISQLPPDFDIYREPKAMSNRLAQMHVQRLRQAITRSADPLAMAVRVAAAGNVIDFGAKDHATMDIEGELSRVTSQTFERFDIEAFRERLASADVLLYICDNAGEIVFDALLMEVLLATRPGLSIQAAFRGAPILNDATVEDALSVGIDAYADVVSSGCRLAGCVLDECSEEFRVRFQSADLILSKGQGNLSALMTDADERVFFVFRTKCAPIARKSGTTQGNLQMIQGKGFPTRV
- a CDS encoding ATP-binding protein: MKELVVLSGKGGTGKTSLTAAFATLAGRVVVADCDVDAANLHLLLAPILRETGEFQGGKEAIIRTRDCTACGLCATLCRFGSVRESEGKFAISHCEGCGVCVEFCPQHAIDWVPAMTGTWMVSDCPTGRMAHAHLRPGAENSGKLAAFVRKLAKEQATETGSDLVLVDGPPGIGCPVIASLTGADAALIVTEPTPSGIHDMERILDLTRHFGVDTRVVINKFDINLEKTQRIRDLVSGRGLGWVGTLPYSPLFTQAQVEGKPIPLAFPDAEITERIRLIWKETKTWIER
- a CDS encoding NifB/NifX family molybdenum-iron cluster-binding protein, giving the protein MKIAFPVAGSDLSAVLDARFGRAQKFLIVDSDNDTYELLENGSNVDASQGAGIQSAQSVIASGAKVVVSSHCGPKAFKVFQVAGIAVLQAPVASIADLLAKFKAGELEAMTGPDNAGHMG
- a CDS encoding ATP-binding protein, whose protein sequence is MKIAVASGKGGTGKTTFSVALVLANRDRARIVDCDVEEPNAHLFLGGPEPVVETVRASISVVDGDLCTACGACVDFCQYNALALAGSGGLLVFPELCHDCGGCIRICPNNALTEGPVSRGTIETKIIGGDLELVTGRLEVGSPSAPAVIRAAIARAPSLERETTILDAPPGTACSFAACMLAADHCLLVTDPTPFGLHDLALAIEAIREMSKPFSVVINRSLGPDDLASVFCRDQGYAVAMRIAESREIAQACSQGKTLLDAIPGIGQDLRDLLDAILETRATEVSG